From one Eucalyptus grandis isolate ANBG69807.140 chromosome 9, ASM1654582v1, whole genome shotgun sequence genomic stretch:
- the LOC104418127 gene encoding probable disease resistance protein At5g63020 has translation MPKEKDSFREYVEFLQNNKWKCNFCNKEYGGSVTRIKAHLAGVGGYGIHGCNIVNSEVRSEAQKALKGKGPVESRNGPEGNALGSSHPRFISSSITQGPHQPVNVSDEDACRETSFTAMPNPSFDVISAVGIGSSASIPLHETNVPSQSLLAQNMISQRDFSSYTQHPQSQVGYSIPPWNLSYPSSSRDLASEALINMPGPVNAEDGEPNTEVPQDVRTDDALVDNRPSSCGLVDQNTPALKRKLEELSNREADMDDLEAWCRKAERIKGEYWSMVQAYREGRSLAPQQIKRVDDFNKEVEDILGHFSFRKGSTTHAAGCRKSSPLVTTELVGKKSKKTIEQICAYLMKDEIFIIGICGMRGIGKTAILVHVHNRILESPAFNDVFWITVPHKFSVYKLQDEIANAVGLENLSKDKDVKRRAYILKRHLKDKRAVLILDDLWMHFKIEDVGIPFEKGALKLVLTTPSLDVCHKMLCQKHIKIDLLNLSNTWSLFKKKLCFGRELPSEIKEIARSILNKCEGLPLGIIEIATCMRGIGEVHEWKGMLWKLTNLKVELDVFKRLKLSYKNLGDSQVQQCLLHLIFCFEFRGFDQDDTKLIESFIDEGLLGGICTRQELHDQGYTILDKLRKGCLWDHTIEEEEEE, from the exons ATGCCCAAAGAGAAGGACTCCTTTCGGGAGTATGTAGAGTTCCTGCAGAACAACAAGTGGAAGTGTAACTTCTGCAACAAGGAGTATGGCGGAAGCGTGACCAGGATCAAGGCCCACTTAGCCGGAGTTGGAGGATACGGGATTCATGGCTGCAACATCGTCAATAGCGAAGTGAGATCAGAAGCCCAAAAAGCGTTAAAGGGTAAAGGACCAGTGGAGTCGAGGAACGGACCAGAAGGCAATGCCTTGGGGTCATCGCACCCTCGTTTTATCAGTTCTAGCATTACACAGGGTCCACATCAGCCCGTGAATGTAAGCGATGAAGATGCTTGCAGAGAGACTTCATTCACTGCCATGCCGAACCCGAGCTTTGATGTCATAAGCGCTGTAGGTATAGGTTCATCGGCCTCCATTCCATTGCACGAGACGAATGTGCCCAGTCAGTCTCTTCTTGCTCAAAACATGATCTCGCAGAGGGACTTTTCATCCTATACACAACACCCTCAATCTCAAGTTGGTTATTCTATTCCGCCGTGGAATTTGAGTTATCCCAGCAGTAGCAGAGACCTCGCATCCGAAGCTTTGATTAACATGCCTGGCCCAGTAAATGCTGAAGATGGAGAACCCAATACAGAGGTTCCACAAG ATGTGAGGACAGACGATGCACTCGTGGATAATCGACCAAGTAGTTGTGGGCTTGTCGACCAGAATACGCCAGCTTTGAAAAGAAAGCTGGAAGAACTAAGCAATCGAGAAGCAGACATGGATGATTTGGAGGCATGGTGTAGGAAAGCAGAAAGGATAAAAGGAGAATATTGGAGTATGGTCCAGGCATACCGAGAAGGCAGATCTCTTGCTCCCCAGCAGATAAAAAGAGTGGATGACTTTAACAAAGAAGTTGAAGATATTCTAGGCCATTTTAGTTTCCGGAAAGGGTCAACGACACATGCTGCTGGATGTAGGAAAAGTTCACCCTTGGTAACAACAGAGCTAGTAGGTAAAAAAAGTAAGAAGACAATCGAACAGATTTGTGCCTATTTAATGAAGGATGAGATTTTCATCATTGGCATTTGTGGAATGAGGGGGATTGGCAAGACAGCCATTTTAGTGCATGTCCATAATAGAATACTTGAGAGTCCTGCCTTCAATGATGTATTCTGGATTACTGTACCTCATAAGTTTAGTGTGTACAAACTACAAGACGAGATTGCCAATGCAGTCGGACTAGAAAATCTCTCAAAAGATAAGGATGTGAAGAGGAGGGCATACATATTGAAGAGGCATCTGAAGGACAAGAGAGCTGTCTTAATTTTGGATGACCTGTGGATGCACTTCAAGATTGAGGATGTGGGAATTCCATTTGAAAAAGGTGCCCTTAAGTTGGTACTAACAACTCCATCACTAGATGTGTGTCATAAGATGCTCTGCCAAAAGCATATAAAAATAGATcttctaaatttgtcaaatacaTGGAGCTTATTTAAAAAGAAGCTTTGTTTTGGGCGAGAACTTCCTTCCGAAATTAAAGAGATTGCTCGGTCCATTTTGAATAAGTGTGAGGGTTTGCCACTTGGGATCATTGAGATTGCAACTTGCATGAGGGGGATAGGGGAAGTGCACGAATGGAAAGGCATGTTGTGGAAATTGACAAACTTGAAGGTGGAACTTGATGTTTTCAAGAGGTTGAAACTCAGTTACAAAAATTTGGGTGATTCTCAAGTGCAACAATGTTTATTgcatttaatattttgttttgaatttcgAGGATTTGATCAAGATGATACAAAGTTGATAGAGTCATTCATAGATGAGGGTTTGCTAGGTGGAATTTGCACCCGCCAAGAATTGCATGACCAGGGTTACACCATATTGGATAAATTAAGAAAGGGTTGCCTATGGGATCATacaatagaagaagaagaagaagaataa
- the LOC120288352 gene encoding disease resistance protein RPS2-like → MALHIVKSTTHMVKAYIGLKEIPKEEFWTYHLEKVFLQYNCIQEIPYGISPNCPKLTRLSLNNNALLEAIDESFFTHLKGLKVLDLSNTAITKLPDPITHLESLEALLLRQCMKLYFIPSVRKLGSLKKLDLNGCAMLEEVPKGMEMLVKLTYLDLVHTMIKTLPEGVLRNLVNLQYLASQLLRVGEEGKLKRVERLYCAAPNVEVLNEWVRFLEQNSSQCYQLKLNVSTYDRFRHPSERSIIIKSCHSIAARVDGEISRDGHALLPKNVEVLKVGQCGGLTSLCKVGPLENLEELEIEEWDKLEELGAINFPHLRELKIIRCSRLKHLFEEMQGLPCLQWFEIQDSEELEGINIAAPSLEDIVVNKCPKMKRVVEWEWLATHLPNLMLIKILDCEKLEEIIGGPVPSGATCLLTKFIINGCNNVRVLLRHDMLLHLPLLQKITVEQCKGVEMIIGHVPNMTHSSVPNLTDLSLYDLPELKSICDGTVSCVSIQHIGIFKCPKLKRISLRLPQLDNGLPTLPRSLKQILLDQQTWESLDWDPTLSHAARQLRQVTS, encoded by the coding sequence ATGGCATTGCATATAGTGAAAAGCACTACTCACATGGTCAAGGCCTATATAGGATTGAAAGAAATTCCAAAGGAAGAATTCTGGACCTATCATCTAGAGAAAGTCTTTTTACAATATAACTGTATACAGGAAATCCCATATGGCATATCGCCAAATTGCCCTAAACTTACGAGGCTATCCTTAAATAACAATGCCCTTTTGGAAGCCATCGATGAATCTTTCTTCACGCATCTAAAGGGGTTAAAGGTTCTAGATCTCAGCAACACTGCAATCACAAAATTACCAGACCCTATCACTCACTTGGAGAGCTTGGAAGCACTGTTACTTCGACAGTgtatgaaattatattttataccTAGTGTACGAAAGTTGGGATCCCTAAAAAAGTTGGACCTGAATGGGTGTGCAATGCTCGAAGAAGTGCCAAAGGGGATGGAGATGTTGGTAAAATTGACGTACCTTGACCTGGTTCACACAATGATCAAAACATTACCAGAAGGAGTGTTGCGGAATCTGGTGAACTTACAATATCTTGCAAGTCAATTGTTGAGGGTAGGGGAAGAgggaaaattaaaaagggtGGAAAGACTCTATTGCGCTGCTCCAAATGTTGAAGTATTGAATGAATGGGTGAGGTTTCTTGAGCAAAACAGCTCCCAATGTTATCAACTGAAGTTGAATGTGTCAACATACGACCGCTTTAGGCATCCTAGCGAGAGGAGTATAATAATCAAAAGTTGCCACAGTATTGCAGCAAGGGTAGACGGAGAAATTAGTAGGGATGGCCATGCTCTACTTCCGAAAAATGTGGAAGTACTAAAAGTTGGACAATGCGGTGGGCTGACTAGCTTGTGCAAGGTAGGCCCACTTGAGAATCTGGAGGAGCTAGAGATAGAGGAATGGGATAAGTTGGAGGAGTTGGGTGCTATCAACTTCCCTCACCTACGAGAACTGAAGATCATTAGGTGTTCTAGGCTAAAGCATCTCTTTGAGGAGATGCAGGGGCTTCCATGCCTACAATGGTTTGAAATCCAGGACTCAGAGGAACTAGAGGGGATCAATATAGCGGCACCTAGTCTCGAAGATATTGTTGTAAATAAGTGTCCTAAAATGAAGAGAGTGGTGGAATGGGAGTGGCTGGCCACTCACCTTCCAAATCTGATGCTCATTAAAATACTTGATTGTGAGAAATTAGAGGAGATAATAGGTGGGCCAGTGCCAAGTGGTGCCACTTGTCTTCTTACGAAGTTTATAATAAATGGATGCAACAATGTGAGGGTGCTACTAAGGCATGACATGTTGCTCCACCTCCCTCTCCTCCAAAAAATCACAGTCGAACAATGCAAGGGAGTAGAAATGATAATAGGTCATGTTCCCAACATGACGCACTCCTCCGTCCCAAACTTAACAGACCTATCTTTATATGATCTTCCGGAACTAAAGAGCATATGTGATGGGACTGTGAGTTGTGTTTCAATCCAACATATTGGGATATTTAAATGTCCAAAGCTCAAGAGGATTTCTTTGCGACTGCCCCAACTTGACAATGGCCTCCCTACTCTTCCTCGCTCTCTTAAACAGATTTTGTTGGATCAGCAAACGTGGGAGTCATTGGACTGGGACCCTACCCTTTCCCATGCTGCACGTCAACTTCGTCAAGTTACATCGTAA
- the LOC120288052 gene encoding uncharacterized protein LOC120288052, with translation MDAMESAAAVARIDRKSSIESEPRTLGVDQIQFAREAAEYVVNTRSTDEALTIFTAGLKPVTCAGMAANADTVMDPNEEYFGHGESKLQWPEHRNALSAPF, from the exons ATGGATGCGATGGAAtcagcggcggcggtggcgaggaTCGACCGGAAATCGTCCATAGAAAGCGAGCCCAGGACGCTGGGCGTCGATCAGATCCAATTCGCGAGG GAAGCTGCAGAGTACGTGGTGAACACCAGGAGCACAGATGAAGCCTTGACCATCTTCACTGCG GGATTGAAGCCGGTGACGTGCGCGGGGATGGCAGCAAATGCCGACACGGTGATGGATCCGAACGAGGAGTATTTCGGGCATGGAGAGAGCAAGTTGCAGTGGCCTGAGCACAGGAATGCTCTATCCGCTCCCTTCTAA